In a single window of the bacterium genome:
- a CDS encoding efflux RND transporter permease subunit → MKMTETAIRRGITFFMIYLIAAGFGLFSLARLDIDLYPKLEFPMIALISQYTGVGPFDMETVVTRPIEEVVASVENIEKITSTSAQGLSLVLLEFDWGTDMNQAEIDVRNNLEFIQDVLPQEVDGPLVFAFDPSQQPVFYLALSSETHGMAELRRIAERDLEPRLERIPGVASAFTMGGMRREIKVLVDPARLRAHNIPIEQVSAALQLGNLQLPAGKIENAMQEFTVQTAGEYGNLGQIENTSVRVMNGSVIRVKDVATVVDGFVEQQQKVWNNGQSAVMVVIQKQSDANTVQVCEQVRNRFAQIEAELPKGVRLKTVVDFSEFINRSMSNLGNTAIQAVGLTVLVLFFFLRNLRSSLIVAVSIPVSMIVTFAVMDQAGLTLNIISMAGLALAVGMLVDNSIVVLENIFRHRELGEDLRAASHNGAAEVSMAITASTLTTLAVFVPVLFVPGLAGELFNDMVVTICFSLTVSLLVALTLIPLLTSRLLHLRDQQHKHAWLAKAGDTVGGWLERLQHIYAAGLKWSLEHRKTVAFSALSLFLLSLIILASLGGEFLPQSDSGFVAIAVDRAPGTSLEAMETSMAEIDGIIRANVPEAKNTYINFGQGEGIMAFFSTRTSSEGDVTLGLTNLSERRRTQFDIQDDLRGRLKTIPGVEARFADRGQEAMFGGGSDITVEIFGHDLSRAEALAHAVADQVKGIKGVAQVESSLRESAPELRVNFDRQRLADLGLSTAHLSRLVSTSVLGSVVTRYREQGDEYDVRVQLVKDARRNKEDIENILIVTPAGKQIPLRAVAAVEYSRAPIEITREGQERMVSVNIDIAGRDLRSVTNDVQAALRQVSVPNDFRIEIGGIAEEQQESFIYLGLAMLAALLLVYMVMASQFESLLDPFIIIFTIPLSSIGVALTLLLTGSNLNVMALIGIIMLVGIVVNNGIVLVDFINQLRARGRGLFEAIMEAGRARLRPVLMTALTTILGMLPLALGLGESGENWAPMARAVMGGLATATVLTLVVVPVIYAIVEIKVEKIRQKRAARA, encoded by the coding sequence ATGAAGATGACTGAAACCGCCATCCGGCGCGGCATCACTTTCTTCATGATTTATCTCATTGCCGCCGGTTTTGGCCTTTTTTCGCTGGCCCGCCTCGATATCGATCTCTATCCCAAGCTCGAATTCCCGATGATCGCGCTGATCTCGCAGTACACCGGCGTCGGGCCCTTCGACATGGAAACCGTGGTGACGCGCCCCATCGAAGAAGTGGTGGCGTCGGTGGAAAACATCGAAAAGATCACTTCCACCTCGGCGCAGGGCTTGTCGCTGGTGCTGCTGGAATTCGATTGGGGCACGGACATGAATCAAGCCGAGATCGACGTCCGCAACAATCTCGAATTCATTCAGGATGTTTTGCCGCAAGAAGTGGACGGCCCTTTGGTGTTTGCGTTTGATCCCTCGCAGCAGCCGGTTTTCTATCTTGCCCTCAGCTCCGAAACGCACGGCATGGCGGAATTGCGACGGATTGCCGAGCGCGATCTCGAACCTCGGCTGGAGCGCATCCCCGGCGTGGCCTCGGCGTTCACCATGGGCGGCATGCGCCGCGAGATCAAAGTGCTGGTCGATCCGGCGCGGCTGCGCGCTCACAATATTCCCATCGAACAGGTCTCGGCGGCGCTGCAATTGGGCAACCTGCAACTGCCTGCAGGCAAAATTGAAAACGCCATGCAGGAATTCACCGTTCAGACTGCCGGCGAATACGGCAATCTCGGCCAGATCGAAAACACCAGCGTGAGGGTGATGAACGGCTCGGTCATTCGCGTCAAAGACGTGGCCACCGTGGTCGATGGGTTTGTCGAGCAGCAACAAAAAGTGTGGAACAACGGCCAGTCCGCGGTGATGGTGGTGATTCAAAAACAATCCGACGCCAACACCGTGCAAGTCTGCGAGCAAGTGCGCAACCGCTTTGCGCAAATCGAAGCCGAGCTGCCCAAAGGCGTGCGCCTGAAAACCGTCGTCGATTTTTCGGAATTCATCAACCGTTCGATGTCGAATTTGGGCAACACCGCGATACAAGCCGTGGGCCTGACGGTACTGGTGCTGTTCTTCTTTCTGAGGAATCTGCGCAGCTCGCTCATCGTCGCGGTGTCGATTCCGGTATCGATGATCGTGACCTTTGCAGTGATGGATCAGGCCGGCCTGACGCTGAACATCATTTCAATGGCGGGACTGGCGCTGGCGGTCGGCATGCTGGTGGACAACTCCATTGTCGTGCTCGAAAACATCTTCCGCCACCGCGAGCTGGGCGAGGATTTGCGTGCCGCCTCGCACAACGGCGCCGCCGAGGTCTCGATGGCCATTACCGCTTCGACGCTGACCACACTGGCAGTGTTCGTGCCGGTCCTGTTCGTGCCCGGCCTGGCCGGCGAGCTCTTCAATGACATGGTGGTCACCATCTGCTTTTCGTTGACCGTTTCTCTGCTCGTTGCATTGACCCTCATACCGCTGCTGACTTCGCGGCTGCTGCATTTGCGCGACCAGCAGCACAAGCACGCCTGGTTGGCGAAAGCCGGTGACACGGTAGGCGGCTGGCTGGAACGTTTGCAGCACATCTATGCCGCCGGCTTGAAATGGTCACTGGAACACCGGAAGACCGTTGCCTTTTCCGCGTTGAGCCTGTTCCTGCTGTCCCTCATAATTCTCGCCAGTCTCGGCGGTGAATTCCTGCCACAGAGTGATTCCGGCTTCGTGGCGATTGCCGTCGACCGCGCTCCTGGCACCAGCCTGGAAGCGATGGAAACGAGTATGGCCGAAATCGACGGCATCATTCGCGCAAACGTACCGGAAGCGAAGAACACCTACATCAATTTCGGCCAGGGCGAGGGCATCATGGCGTTTTTCTCCACCCGCACCTCCAGCGAAGGCGATGTCACGCTCGGCCTCACCAATCTCTCCGAGCGCCGGCGCACGCAATTCGACATTCAGGATGACTTGCGCGGGCGTCTGAAAACCATACCCGGTGTGGAGGCGCGTTTCGCGGACCGCGGGCAGGAAGCCATGTTCGGCGGCGGCAGCGACATTACGGTGGAGATTTTTGGCCACGATTTGTCCCGCGCCGAAGCGCTGGCCCATGCCGTTGCCGACCAGGTGAAAGGCATCAAAGGCGTTGCGCAAGTGGAATCCAGCCTGCGCGAATCAGCGCCCGAGCTGCGCGTCAACTTCGATCGCCAGCGGCTGGCGGATTTGGGATTGAGCACCGCGCACCTCAGCCGGCTGGTCAGTACCAGCGTGCTGGGTTCGGTCGTCACGCGCTATCGCGAGCAGGGCGACGAGTATGACGTGCGCGTGCAACTCGTCAAAGACGCGCGCCGGAACAAGGAGGATATCGAAAACATTTTGATTGTGACGCCGGCCGGCAAGCAGATCCCGCTGCGCGCCGTCGCGGCGGTGGAATACAGCAGAGCGCCCATCGAAATCACGCGTGAGGGCCAGGAAAGAATGGTGAGCGTCAACATTGACATCGCCGGCCGCGACTTGCGCAGCGTCACCAACGACGTGCAAGCAGCGCTCCGGCAGGTAAGTGTGCCGAATGATTTCCGTATCGAGATCGGCGGCATTGCGGAGGAACAGCAGGAATCGTTCATCTATCTTGGCCTGGCGATGCTGGCGGCACTGTTGCTGGTTTACATGGTCATGGCTTCACAATTCGAATCGCTGTTGGATCCGTTCATCATCATCTTCACCATTCCGCTTTCATCCATTGGCGTGGCGCTGACGCTGCTGCTCACCGGCTCCAATCTCAACGTAATGGCGCTGATCGGCATCATCATGCTGGTCGGCATCGTCGTCAACAATGGCATCGTGTTGGTGGATTTTATCAATCAACTGCGCGCGCGCGGCCGGGGCCTGTTCGAAGCGATCATGGAAGCCGGCCGGGCGCGTCTGCGGCCCGTGCTCATGACCGCGCTCACTACCATTTTGGGAATGCTGCCGCTCGCGCTTGGCCTGGGCGAGAGCGGCGAAAACTGGGCGCCGATGGCGCGTGCGGTCATGGGCGGACTGGCCACCGCGACGGTGTTGACGCTGGTGGTGGTGCCGGTGATCTATGCCATCGTGGAAATTAAAGTGGAAAAGATCCGGCAGAAACGCGCCGCCCGCGCCTGA
- a CDS encoding efflux RND transporter periplasmic adaptor subunit: protein MRRLIYFLNLLLLFPLPACRNNGGQQTQASNHRSEMEPVPVRVQELKPAHFDATLQVAGVVKAFEDVYLSPEEGGVIREWRAQKGEYVKRGELIAVLKDEVLLASYAAADAQYKLAELNYEKQEKIFTEQSISEIQYKSAEYNRDAAKAQAELMKARWERTQIRSPINGVLDDRMVDAGEFAPAATPMAHLVNTSVVQILAELPEMHAGSAAPGTPVSVTLDAVPGDTLAGKISFVGKTVSPTNRTLPVEIYLDNRAGKLKPEMVAKVRVILASKDNALLLSENTVLQVDRDKLVVYVENGGTAQERHVKLGGRQGNLVEIVSGLSPGERVIVSGFQRLVNGSPVILSE from the coding sequence ATGCGAAGACTGATCTATTTCCTGAATCTGTTGTTGTTGTTTCCTCTTCCGGCCTGTCGCAACAACGGCGGGCAGCAGACCCAAGCCAGCAATCATCGCAGCGAGATGGAGCCGGTGCCTGTGCGCGTGCAAGAGCTCAAGCCTGCGCACTTTGACGCCACCCTGCAAGTGGCCGGCGTCGTCAAGGCGTTTGAAGACGTCTATCTCAGTCCCGAAGAGGGCGGTGTGATACGAGAATGGCGGGCGCAGAAGGGCGAGTACGTCAAAAGGGGCGAACTCATTGCTGTGCTCAAAGACGAAGTTTTGCTCGCCAGTTATGCCGCGGCAGACGCGCAGTACAAGCTGGCAGAATTGAATTATGAAAAGCAAGAAAAGATCTTCACCGAGCAATCAATCAGTGAAATCCAGTACAAAAGCGCGGAATACAATCGCGATGCCGCGAAAGCGCAGGCCGAGTTGATGAAAGCGCGCTGGGAGCGCACGCAAATCCGCAGTCCCATCAACGGCGTGCTGGACGATCGCATGGTAGATGCGGGCGAGTTCGCGCCGGCAGCGACGCCCATGGCGCATCTCGTCAACACCAGCGTGGTCCAAATTCTGGCCGAGCTTCCGGAGATGCACGCCGGCAGCGCCGCGCCCGGCACGCCCGTCTCCGTCACCCTCGATGCCGTGCCCGGCGATACACTTGCCGGCAAGATTTCCTTCGTGGGCAAGACCGTGTCACCCACGAATCGGACGCTGCCGGTGGAAATCTATCTCGACAATCGCGCCGGCAAGCTCAAACCCGAAATGGTGGCCAAAGTGCGTGTCATTCTCGCATCGAAAGACAATGCGCTGTTACTGAGCGAGAACACCGTGCTGCAAGTGGATCGCGACAAGCTCGTCGTCTATGTGGAGAACGGCGGCACGGCGCAGGAACGTCACGTGAAGCTGGGCGGCCGGCAGGGTAACCTGGTTGAGATCGTTTCTGGACTCTCGCCCGGCGAGCGCGTGATTGTTTCGGGCTTTCAACGACTGGTGAATGGCAGCCCGGTGATTCTGAGTGAATAA
- a CDS encoding efflux RND transporter permease subunit yields MWLSNTAVKNRVAVYVLMAIIILLGWNSYTSLPREAAPDITIPLVIVSVPYIGVSPTDVEGLVTQPLERNLKSLKDVKEITSASKEGLSTIRVEFNTGIDIDDALRRVRDEVNSTRPELPDDILDPIVSEINISEFPIMYVNVGGGLGLVRLKKIAEDLQDKIEAIPGVLRADINGGLEPEVQVNCDIYRLAAYEISFDDVANAVRAENISLPGGSIDTKEKNFTVRVPGEFKDVRPLEDIVVKVRQGKAIYLRDVATVDYSFEDRLTYSRLNGTEVVTLGVRKRAGENLIRIADQVKEILAAEQAHLPAGVKLEISNDQSRNIRTLVSELENSIFTGMFLVVITLFMFFGFKNSLLISTAIPFSMLIGFTVLAAFNITLNFVVLFTLVLVLGILVDDAIVVIENIYRHQQEYHQSPVEAAQAATSEVALPVITSTVTTVSGFIPLLFWPGVVGDFMWYLPITLIVTLGASLLVAFIISPVQGAQWIDYKKEIRKARENLEHPHWYKKYNPFTILYHKVDEKFFPYMQRQYVQALHWTLQRKGLTIGASVVFLILVFLLFGVFNTGVEFFPNVEPSLVRVVVESPSGTSLDVTNGIAESLEERLAQIPGRKDIEFVVASAGTSEDPFDFGGQGTPNKAQIAINFYEKLQRRQSSFVTLEEIRRGTTGLAGAEVRVNRQEMGPPVGAPVSVEISGEDYAQLAELSSRIKEKIKSVPNLVDLKDDYDIGKPEVVVIVDREKAGRLWSNTRQVAATVRAAVNGIEASKYRVGEDEYKIRVRALEAQRRNVEDLENVHITFMNMEGRRYSFPLTSVAEICRTSSITDIRRKDMKRVITISGEVEGRLASEVLNDVKARLANFELPAGYEIKFTGKDEEQKKAEAFLKDAFVITLLLVFLILVSEFNSIRVPFVIMLSVLLSLIGVMIGLMVTRLPFSVIMTGVGVIALAGIVVRNGIVLLDFAKQKLQQGMPLEEALVEAGRVRLRPVLLTAAATVLGVLPLATGFDFNWRELHFVIGAESADFWGPLGVAIIFGLTIATFLTLVIVPTFYALLESWSQGLVSFSRRLFANRNNSGEPEKSTR; encoded by the coding sequence ATGTGGTTATCCAATACCGCCGTCAAGAACCGCGTCGCGGTTTATGTGTTGATGGCGATCATCATCCTGCTCGGCTGGAATTCTTATACCTCATTACCGCGTGAAGCGGCGCCGGACATCACCATTCCGTTGGTAATCGTTTCGGTGCCGTACATCGGCGTTTCACCGACGGATGTGGAAGGACTGGTCACGCAGCCGCTGGAACGCAATCTCAAATCGCTCAAGGACGTCAAAGAGATCACCTCGGCTTCGAAAGAAGGGCTCTCCACCATCCGCGTCGAATTCAACACCGGCATTGATATCGACGATGCGTTGCGCCGCGTGCGCGATGAAGTCAATTCCACCCGGCCCGAGCTGCCCGATGACATTCTCGATCCGATTGTTTCGGAAATCAACATCAGTGAATTTCCGATCATGTATGTGAACGTCGGCGGCGGCCTGGGTTTGGTGCGGCTCAAGAAAATTGCCGAGGATTTGCAGGACAAGATCGAAGCCATTCCCGGCGTGTTGCGCGCGGATATCAACGGCGGTCTGGAACCGGAGGTGCAGGTCAACTGCGATATCTATCGTCTCGCCGCGTATGAAATCAGTTTCGACGACGTCGCCAATGCTGTGCGCGCGGAGAACATTTCTCTGCCCGGCGGCTCGATCGACACGAAAGAAAAGAATTTCACCGTGCGCGTGCCCGGCGAATTCAAGGACGTGCGGCCGCTGGAAGACATCGTCGTCAAGGTGCGCCAGGGCAAGGCCATCTACCTGCGCGATGTCGCCACCGTGGATTATTCTTTTGAAGATCGTCTCACCTATTCGCGTCTCAACGGCACCGAGGTGGTAACGCTGGGCGTGCGCAAGCGCGCCGGCGAAAATCTCATCCGCATTGCCGATCAAGTGAAGGAAATTCTTGCGGCGGAGCAGGCGCATCTGCCGGCGGGCGTCAAACTTGAAATTTCGAACGATCAATCCCGTAATATCAGAACTTTGGTGAGTGAGCTGGAAAACAGCATCTTCACCGGCATGTTTCTCGTGGTTATCACACTCTTCATGTTTTTCGGCTTCAAGAACTCCCTGCTGATCTCCACCGCCATTCCGTTTTCGATGTTGATCGGCTTCACCGTGCTGGCGGCATTCAACATCACGCTGAATTTTGTGGTGCTGTTCACCCTGGTGCTGGTATTGGGCATTCTCGTCGATGATGCCATCGTGGTGATCGAAAACATCTATCGCCATCAACAGGAATACCATCAGAGTCCGGTGGAAGCTGCGCAAGCCGCAACCTCGGAAGTGGCGCTGCCGGTGATCACCTCAACGGTGACCACCGTGTCGGGCTTCATTCCGTTGTTGTTTTGGCCCGGCGTGGTGGGCGATTTCATGTGGTATTTGCCGATCACGCTCATCGTCACGCTCGGCGCTTCGCTGCTGGTGGCCTTCATCATCAGTCCGGTGCAAGGCGCGCAGTGGATCGACTACAAAAAGGAAATTCGCAAGGCGCGTGAGAATCTCGAACATCCGCATTGGTACAAAAAGTACAACCCGTTCACGATTCTCTATCACAAAGTGGATGAAAAATTCTTCCCTTACATGCAGCGGCAATACGTGCAGGCCTTGCATTGGACGCTGCAACGCAAGGGCCTTACGATTGGGGCTTCCGTGGTTTTTCTGATTTTGGTGTTCCTGCTGTTCGGTGTGTTCAACACCGGCGTCGAGTTTTTCCCGAACGTCGAGCCTTCTCTCGTGCGCGTCGTGGTGGAAAGTCCCTCCGGCACCTCGCTGGATGTGACCAACGGCATCGCGGAATCTCTTGAGGAACGGCTGGCGCAGATTCCCGGCAGGAAGGACATCGAGTTTGTGGTGGCGAGCGCCGGCACTTCGGAAGATCCGTTTGATTTCGGCGGCCAGGGCACGCCGAACAAGGCGCAGATCGCGATCAACTTTTATGAAAAATTACAGCGCCGCCAAAGCAGTTTTGTCACGCTCGAGGAAATCCGGCGCGGCACCACGGGCCTCGCCGGCGCGGAAGTGCGCGTGAACCGACAGGAGATGGGACCGCCGGTGGGCGCTCCGGTGAGTGTGGAAATTTCGGGCGAGGATTATGCCCAACTCGCCGAGCTGAGCAGTCGCATCAAAGAAAAAATCAAATCCGTGCCGAATCTGGTGGATTTGAAAGATGACTACGACATCGGCAAACCGGAGGTCGTCGTCATTGTCGATCGCGAGAAAGCCGGACGGCTGTGGTCGAACACGCGTCAAGTCGCGGCCACCGTGCGCGCGGCGGTCAACGGCATCGAGGCGTCCAAATATCGCGTCGGCGAAGACGAATACAAGATTCGCGTGCGCGCGCTCGAAGCGCAGCGCCGCAACGTCGAGGACTTGGAAAATGTCCATATCACTTTCATGAACATGGAAGGCCGGCGCTATTCCTTCCCTTTGACCTCCGTTGCCGAGATTTGCCGCACGTCTTCCATCACCGACATTCGCCGCAAGGACATGAAGCGCGTGATCACCATTAGCGGTGAAGTCGAAGGCCGCCTCGCCTCCGAAGTGCTCAACGACGTGAAGGCCCGGCTCGCGAACTTCGAGCTGCCCGCGGGTTATGAGATCAAATTCACCGGCAAGGATGAAGAACAAAAGAAGGCCGAGGCTTTTCTGAAAGATGCCTTTGTCATCACCCTGCTGTTGGTGTTTTTGATTTTGGTTTCGGAATTCAATTCCATTCGGGTGCCGTTTGTGATCATGCTGTCGGTGCTGCTGTCATTGATCGGCGTGATGATCGGCCTGATGGTGACACGCCTGCCCTTCAGCGTGATCATGACCGGCGTGGGGGTGATCGCGCTCGCCGGCATCGTGGTGCGCAACGGCATTGTGCTGCTCGATTTTGCCAAACAGAAGCTGCAACAAGGCATGCCACTGGAGGAAGCGCTGGTCGAAGCCGGCCGCGTGCGTCTGCGGCCGGTATTGCTCACCGCCGCCGCCACCGTGCTGGGCGTGCTGCCGCTGGCCACTGGTTTCGATTTCAATTGGCGCGAGCTGCATTTCGTCATCGGCGCCGAAAGCGCAGATTTCTGGGGCCCGCTCGGCGTGGCGATTATCTTCGGTTTGACCATCGCGACTTTCCTCACCCTGGTGATCGTGCCGACTTTTTATGCGCTGCTCGAAAGCTGGTCACAAGGTCTCGTTTCGTTCTCGCGCCGGCTCTTTGCCAATCGCAATAATTCCGGTGAACCGGAGAAAAGCACACGGTGA
- a CDS encoding serine/threonine-protein phosphatase, protein MATQDTAAEPKLGRLLLADVRHGDFKRTLRRDWSELKEFYLDQERKTRLQGMGKFKRFFVMAWWLIKSLFLKLTPVRRVLVVISCVLVIQSGTIGFAGSNVNVTSDTGKAGFIILLFVLMLELKDKMTAQSELAAGRVVQRALMPKRNPVVAGWEIWMIAQPANEVSGDFVDYLALDGERLGLALGDVAGKGLKAALLMVKLQATLRALAAEFDSLAELGAKLNAILRRDGLPDSFASLVYLELQPDSGSVRLLNAGHMPPLRLSDFKLEEIAQHATALGLTPEATFVEQRVELQRGETLLIYSDGLTEARNEAGDFFGEERLFALLRSLAGLQAAEMGARIIAAIAAFVGEAPAHDDLSMLVLQRTAAGPHQ, encoded by the coding sequence ATGGCAACGCAGGACACCGCCGCCGAACCCAAGCTGGGCAGACTTCTGCTTGCTGACGTTCGCCACGGCGATTTCAAGCGCACATTGCGCCGCGATTGGAGCGAGCTCAAGGAATTCTATCTCGATCAAGAGCGCAAAACCCGCCTGCAAGGTATGGGGAAGTTCAAGCGTTTCTTTGTCATGGCATGGTGGCTGATCAAGAGCTTGTTCTTGAAGCTGACGCCGGTGCGGCGCGTGCTGGTCGTGATCAGTTGCGTTCTCGTCATCCAATCCGGCACGATCGGCTTTGCAGGAAGCAATGTGAATGTCACCAGTGACACGGGCAAGGCCGGCTTCATAATTCTGCTCTTCGTGCTCATGCTCGAATTGAAAGACAAGATGACCGCGCAAAGCGAGCTGGCTGCCGGCCGCGTGGTGCAGCGCGCGCTCATGCCCAAGCGCAATCCGGTGGTGGCCGGCTGGGAAATCTGGATGATTGCGCAGCCGGCAAATGAAGTCAGCGGGGACTTTGTGGATTATCTGGCCCTGGATGGCGAGCGCTTGGGCTTGGCGTTGGGCGATGTGGCGGGCAAAGGCTTGAAGGCTGCGCTGCTCATGGTGAAACTGCAAGCCACGTTGCGCGCGTTGGCAGCGGAATTCGACTCGCTCGCGGAGCTGGGCGCCAAGTTGAACGCGATTCTTCGGCGTGATGGCTTGCCGGACAGTTTTGCTTCGCTGGTGTACCTGGAATTGCAGCCCGACTCCGGCAGCGTGCGCTTGCTCAATGCCGGCCACATGCCGCCGCTCCGCCTCAGCGATTTCAAGCTGGAAGAAATTGCACAACACGCCACGGCCTTGGGCCTCACACCTGAAGCGACATTTGTGGAGCAGAGAGTTGAATTGCAGAGGGGAGAAACTCTCTTGATCTATTCCGATGGTTTGACCGAGGCACGCAACGAGGCCGGTGACTTTTTCGGTGAAGAGCGCTTGTTTGCCCTGCTGCGTTCGTTGGCGGGATTGCAGGCTGCCGAAATGGGCGCAAGGATCATCGCCGCAATCGCCGCGTTCGTTGGGGAGGCCCCCGCGCATGACGATCTTTCGATGTTGGTGCTGCAACGCACCGCTGCCGGACCGCACCAGTAA
- a CDS encoding flavodoxin family protein: MKRVTAFVGSARKQHTYSAVRQFLDNLRSLGEVENEIIALSDYRLNTCRGCKLCFAKGEEFCPFKDDRDLLIEKMRSADGVIFASPNYSFQVSALMKIFLDRLGFVFHRPCFFGKTFTSIVAQGIYGGDHIVSYLDFVGNGLGFNTVKGTCFTALEPMTEKEKQKMDKALAQQSKQFYERLLEPEYPVPTLFKLMGFRMGRTSIRLELDDNSRDYRYYRDQGWFESDYFYPVRLGVLKKLTGGLFDSIQARMTRNRRGGS, from the coding sequence ATGAAAAGAGTGACCGCTTTCGTTGGAAGTGCCCGCAAACAGCACACCTACTCGGCCGTCCGCCAGTTCCTGGACAACCTGCGATCGTTGGGGGAGGTCGAAAATGAGATCATCGCCCTGAGCGACTATCGCCTCAACACTTGTCGAGGCTGCAAGCTGTGCTTCGCGAAGGGTGAGGAGTTTTGCCCGTTCAAGGATGACCGCGATCTGCTCATTGAGAAGATGAGGTCTGCAGACGGAGTTATCTTTGCCTCCCCGAACTACTCGTTCCAAGTCTCCGCCCTGATGAAGATCTTCCTCGACAGACTCGGCTTTGTCTTTCATCGTCCGTGCTTTTTTGGGAAGACCTTCACCAGTATCGTTGCCCAGGGCATCTATGGCGGCGACCACATCGTGAGCTACCTCGATTTCGTCGGCAATGGCTTGGGCTTCAACACCGTCAAAGGCACGTGCTTCACTGCTCTTGAACCGATGACGGAGAAGGAAAAGCAGAAGATGGACAAGGCTCTCGCGCAGCAGAGCAAGCAGTTCTACGAAAGACTGCTTGAGCCGGAATATCCAGTGCCGACGTTGTTCAAGCTCATGGGCTTTCGGATGGGCCGCACGAGCATAAGGCTGGAGCTCGATGACAACAGTCGCGACTACCGATACTACAGGGACCAAGGCTGGTTCGAGTCTGACTACTTCTACCCCGTTCGCTTGGGCGTGTTGAAGAAGTTGACTGGTGGTCTCTTCGACTCAATCCAAGCGCGAATGACGAGAAATAGGAGAGGTGGATCTTGA